The Microlunatus soli genome contains the following window.
GCCGGCCACCACCATCGACCGGCAGTGCGGCTCCAGCCAGCAGGCCGTGCATTTCGCCGCGCAGGGCGTGATCTCCGGCGCCTACGACGTCGTGATCGCCTGCGGGGTGGAATCGATGAGTCGGGTGCCGATGTTCTCCGCGACGATGGGCAAGGACCCGTACGCACCGCTGGCCGACCGCTATCCCGACGGGCTGGTGCCACAGGGAGTCAGCGCGGAGTTGATCGCGGCCCGCTGGAAACTGCAACGATCCGATCTGGACGAATTCGCCGCCGAGTCGCATCGCCGGGCAGCGGCCGCGCACAGCTCCGGTGCCTTCGACGCCGAGATCCTGCCGATCGGCGAGCATCGTGTCGACGAGACCGTCCGGCCGTCCACCAGTGTCGAAGGACTGGCCGGGCTGAAGCCGTCCTTCGCCGACCCGGCCCTGTCCGAGCGGTTCACCGAGATCAACTGGTCGATCACTCCCGGCAACTCCTCACCGCTGACCGACGGCGCGTCGGCGGTGTTGATCATGAGCGAGCAGAAGGCGGCAGAGCTCGGGCTCACACCACGGGCCCGGTTCCATGCCGGCACCGTGGTCGGCAGCGACCCGCTGCTGATGCTGACCGGGGTGATCCCGGCGACCAAGAAGCTGCTGTCCCGCACCGGCCTCGCCATCGACGATCTCGACGTGTACGAAGTGAACGAGGCCTTCGCGCCGGTGCCGCTGGCCTGGCGGCAGGAATTCAACGCCGACCCCGCCAAACTCAACCCGCGTGGCGGCGCGATCGCCCTCGGCCACCCACTCGGCGCCTCCGGCAGCAAGCTGCTCACCACCTTGATCAACCAGCTCGAGGCCGGCGGCGGCCGCTACGGCCTGCAGACCATGTGCGAGGGCGGCGGGATGGCCAACGCCATGATCATCGAGCGGCTCGGCTGAGCCCGCGGATCCGCAGCAAACTCAACCCAGGAAGGGATTTCTGCATGGACATCACCGACAGCAGCGTGGCCGTGATCACCGGCGGCGCTTCGGGCCTGGGCAGGGCAACCGCGACCAGGCTGGCCGGCATCGGCGCGTCGGTCGTGCTGGTCGACCTCCCCTCCTCGCCTGGAGAGCAGACCGCCGCCGAGCTCGGCGAGCGGGCCAGCTTCGTGCCGACCGATGTCACCTCCGAGGAGCAGGTGTCGGCAGCACTCGACGTCGCCGGCGAGCGTGGCGACCTGCGCTTCGTGATCAACTGCGCCGGCATCGGCACCGACGTCTTCCGGGTCGTCGGACGCAAGGGCCCGTTTCCCTATGATGCCTTCCGCCGCACCGTCGAGGTCAACCTGATCGGCACCTTCAACGTGATCCGACTGGCCGCCGAGCGCATGATCAACTCGTCGGCACCGGTCGGCGAGGAACGGGGCGTGATCATCAACACCGCCTCGGTCGCCGCCTTCGACGGCCAGGTCGGTCAGGCGGCCTACTCGGCCTCCAAGGGCGGCATCGTCGGGATGACGCTGCCGATCGCCCGTGATCTTGCTCAACACCAGATCCGGGTGATGGCGATCGCACCGGGGATCTTCGCCACCCCGATGATGGCAGGCCTGCCCGAGGAGGCGCAGGAGTCTCTGGGCAGGCAGGTGCCGCACCCGAGCCGGCTGGGGCGTCCCGAGGAGTATGCCCAGCTGGTCGAGTCGATCATCACCAATCCGATGCTGAACGGTGAGACGATCCGCCTCGACGGCGCGATCCGGATGGCACCCCGCTGACTGAACCGCACAGTTCTTCGTGGTCGCGGACTCATTCCCGGCCTGCAGATTCACTCCGACCGGGCAGCAACAGGGTCAGTGCCAGAGCCGTCAGCGGGAAGATCAACAGCACCGCCCAGATCGCCCGCAGGCCGGCCCGATCGGCGAGCATTCCGAGCAGCGGGGTGATCAGGCCGCCGACGGTCATCGCCAGCCCGAGGGTCACTCCACTGGCCGTTCCGATCCGCCGTGGCAGATAGTGCTGCCCGAGTGAGACCTGGACGCTGAAGGGTAGGTAGACCCCGAAGGCGACCACCACGACCGCGACCAGGACGACCACAATCGGGCCGACCGGAGCCGCCGGCGATCCGACGGCGGGTGCCAGCAGCAGCCCGAGCAGACCGGGAATGATCAACACATAACCGATCCTGATCGTGTTCCGCGCCCCGCGGCGGTCCGCGAGTCGGCCGCCGAGCACGGTCCCGGCCATGCCGATGCAGGCCACCAGCGTGACGGCGGCACTGCCGAGCCGGGCGTCGACGGCGAAGGTCCGGATCAGGTACAGCGCGAGGAAGGTGTTGACACCGAAGAAGCAGACCGAGCGACAGAGCACCGCTCCGCTCAAGATCAGGAACGACCTCCAGTCGTCCCGGCCGGTGCTCTCCGTGGCCGCACCATGATCTTCGGGGCGCCGTACCCGTGCCTGCCGGGAGGTGATCACCAGGGCGGCCGCGACCAGCAGGCCGGGGATCGCGAGCAGCGGCGTACCGGTGACGTCACCGTCCACCATCAGCAGCGTGACCGCGATCGGCCCGACGGCATAGCCGATGTTGCCGCCCACGGTGAACCAGCTCAGCGCGGTCGCCGACCGGCCGACCCGTGCCCG
Protein-coding sequences here:
- a CDS encoding thiolase family protein: MADAVIVDVLRTASGKGKPGGALSEIHPVRLLADTIRGLLDRNDLDPALIDDVLAGCVSQAAEQTANIARNAALAAGLPESVPATTIDRQCGSSQQAVHFAAQGVISGAYDVVIACGVESMSRVPMFSATMGKDPYAPLADRYPDGLVPQGVSAELIAARWKLQRSDLDEFAAESHRRAAAAHSSGAFDAEILPIGEHRVDETVRPSTSVEGLAGLKPSFADPALSERFTEINWSITPGNSSPLTDGASAVLIMSEQKAAELGLTPRARFHAGTVVGSDPLLMLTGVIPATKKLLSRTGLAIDDLDVYEVNEAFAPVPLAWRQEFNADPAKLNPRGGAIALGHPLGASGSKLLTTLINQLEAGGGRYGLQTMCEGGGMANAMIIERLG
- a CDS encoding 3-hydroxyacyl-CoA dehydrogenase, which codes for MDITDSSVAVITGGASGLGRATATRLAGIGASVVLVDLPSSPGEQTAAELGERASFVPTDVTSEEQVSAALDVAGERGDLRFVINCAGIGTDVFRVVGRKGPFPYDAFRRTVEVNLIGTFNVIRLAAERMINSSAPVGEERGVIINTASVAAFDGQVGQAAYSASKGGIVGMTLPIARDLAQHQIRVMAIAPGIFATPMMAGLPEEAQESLGRQVPHPSRLGRPEEYAQLVESIITNPMLNGETIRLDGAIRMAPR
- a CDS encoding MFS transporter → MIVHTLPERRRRELSVAGLTATHAVVDIYQGMVPALIPFFVAQRHDSYAAASGIALAATLLSSIVQPAFGVLADRRDRPWLVPGGLLVAAIGVGLSGLGDRYPLTWSAIAVSGIGVAAFHPQGNRWARARVGRSATALSWFTVGGNIGYAVGPIAVTLLMVDGDVTGTPLLAIPGLLVAAALVITSRQARVRRPEDHGAATESTGRDDWRSFLILSGAVLCRSVCFFGVNTFLALYLIRTFAVDARLGSAAVTLVACIGMAGTVLGGRLADRRGARNTIRIGYVLIIPGLLGLLLAPAVGSPAAPVGPIVVVLVAVVVVAFGVYLPFSVQVSLGQHYLPRRIGTASGVTLGLAMTVGGLITPLLGMLADRAGLRAIWAVLLIFPLTALALTLLLPGRSESAGRE